In the genome of Gemmatimonadaceae bacterium, one region contains:
- a CDS encoding glycosyltransferase family 9 protein, with the protein MTNLLNRVCIVMMSAVGDAVHVLPVINAIKRHSPRSRITWVVQPGPDSLVRGHPALDETIVFNRAAGLRAFRDIRAALDAREFDVVLNLQVYFKAGVVTAFTRAPVKVGFDRVRARDMNTMFTTHTIPPHAPQHVQDQYFEFLTYLGVPHEPVEWGLGPWPNELEWQRSFAAQFDRPLASVVVGTSKPVKDWAPERWAEVCDALYTDHGLQPVLVGGGSERERRAERIILETARHPHFSALGSGLRNLVGILDASALVLAPDTGPLHMAVALDRPVISLMGYTNPKRSGPYRKFHDLIVDAFADPGESYDASAKNRPGRMRRITPRDVLEKVDVWKARYSAAALSRLPKR; encoded by the coding sequence GTGACGAACTTGCTAAACCGCGTGTGCATAGTGATGATGAGCGCGGTCGGCGACGCGGTGCACGTGCTGCCGGTGATCAACGCGATCAAGCGGCACTCACCGCGGAGCCGCATCACGTGGGTCGTGCAGCCGGGGCCGGACTCGCTCGTGCGCGGCCACCCCGCGCTGGACGAGACAATCGTCTTCAACCGCGCGGCCGGGCTGCGCGCCTTCCGCGACATCCGCGCCGCGCTCGACGCGCGCGAGTTCGACGTCGTCCTCAACCTCCAGGTGTACTTCAAGGCGGGCGTCGTGACGGCCTTCACGCGCGCGCCGGTGAAGGTCGGCTTCGACAGGGTGCGCGCGCGGGACATGAACACGATGTTCACCACGCACACGATCCCGCCGCACGCGCCGCAGCACGTGCAGGACCAGTACTTCGAGTTTCTCACCTACCTGGGAGTCCCGCACGAGCCGGTGGAGTGGGGGCTCGGCCCGTGGCCGAACGAGCTCGAGTGGCAGCGGTCCTTCGCCGCGCAGTTCGACCGGCCGCTCGCGTCCGTGGTCGTCGGAACCAGCAAGCCGGTGAAGGACTGGGCGCCGGAGCGCTGGGCCGAAGTGTGCGACGCGCTGTACACTGACCATGGGCTGCAGCCGGTGCTCGTCGGCGGTGGGTCGGAGCGCGAGCGGCGGGCGGAGCGCATCATTCTGGAGACCGCCAGACATCCGCACTTCTCCGCGCTCGGCAGCGGACTCCGCAACCTCGTGGGCATTCTCGACGCGTCCGCGCTGGTCCTCGCGCCCGACACCGGCCCGCTGCACATGGCCGTCGCGCTCGACCGGCCGGTCATATCGCTCATGGGCTACACCAATCCCAAGCGCAGCGGACCGTACCGCAAGTTCCACGACCTGATCGTGGATGCGTTCGCCGATCCCGGGGAGAGCTACGACGCCTCGGCGAAGAACCGCCCCGGACGAATGCGGCGCATCACGCCCCGCGACGTGCTGGAGAAGGTTGACGTCTGGAAGGCCCGCTACTCGGCGGCCGCGCTCTCCAGACTTCCGAAGCGGTAG
- a CDS encoding nucleoside triphosphate pyrophosphatase codes for MKPNVVLASASPRRRELLTLIGIEHSVVPSNFDETMHPGEEPLGHALRLAVEKAGAVATAHPDAVVIGADTVVVLDGKVLDKPPTHAAARETLRALNGRTHTVITAVAVAYGGDIRQGAEQVAVTFRRLGDDEVDAYVATGEGMDKAGAYGIQGFGATIVERIEGDYFAVMGLPLVRLVGLLREVGVRYRFGSLESAAAE; via the coding sequence ATGAAGCCGAACGTGGTCCTGGCATCGGCGTCGCCGCGGCGGCGCGAGCTGCTCACGCTCATCGGCATCGAGCACTCGGTGGTTCCTTCGAACTTCGACGAGACGATGCACCCCGGGGAGGAGCCGCTCGGGCACGCGCTGCGGCTGGCCGTGGAGAAGGCCGGCGCCGTAGCGACCGCCCACCCGGACGCGGTCGTCATTGGCGCCGACACCGTGGTCGTGCTGGACGGCAAGGTGCTGGACAAGCCGCCGACCCACGCCGCCGCGCGCGAGACGTTGCGGGCGCTCAACGGCCGGACGCACACGGTCATCACCGCGGTCGCGGTAGCGTACGGCGGCGATATCCGCCAGGGCGCCGAGCAGGTCGCGGTCACGTTCCGGCGGCTCGGCGACGACGAGGTGGACGCTTACGTCGCGACCGGGGAAGGGATGGACAAGGCCGGCGCGTACGGCATTCAGGGATTCGGCGCGACGATCGTCGAGCGGATCGAAGGCGACTACTTCGCGGTGATGGGTCTGCCGCTCGTTCGCCTGGTGGGTCTTCTGCGCGAGGTCGGCGTGCGCTACCGCTTCGGAAGTCTGGAGAGCGCGGCCGCCGAGTAG
- the dtd gene encoding D-aminoacyl-tRNA deacylase, protein MRVVLQRVSSARVTVDGRVTGEIGRGLLLLAGFTATDTADAVDWMADKIATLRIFGDDAGKMNLSLGDVGGAVLVVSQFTLYGDAAKGRRPSFIDAAQPAIAVPLYGRFVEAFRVRGHPVATGEFGAMMSVELMNDGPVTLVLER, encoded by the coding sequence GTGCGCGTAGTGCTGCAACGCGTCTCCAGCGCCCGCGTAACCGTCGACGGCCGCGTAACCGGCGAGATCGGCCGCGGCCTCCTGCTGCTCGCCGGCTTCACCGCGACGGACACCGCGGACGCCGTGGACTGGATGGCCGACAAGATCGCCACGCTGCGCATCTTCGGCGACGACGCCGGGAAGATGAACCTCTCGCTCGGCGACGTCGGCGGGGCCGTGCTGGTCGTATCGCAGTTCACGCTATACGGCGACGCGGCCAAGGGGCGCCGTCCCAGCTTCATCGACGCGGCGCAGCCCGCGATCGCCGTCCCGTTGTACGGGCGCTTCGTGGAAGCCTTCAGGGTTCGCGGACACCCGGTGGCTACCGGCGAGTTCGGCGCGATGATGAGCGTCGAGCTAATGAACGACGGCCCCGTCACGCTGGTGCTGGAGCGATGA
- the glmS gene encoding glutamine--fructose-6-phosphate transaminase (isomerizing), producing MCGIVGYVGPNLANPVLIEGLRRLEYRGYDSAGIAVMNGNGLETRKAAGKISRLEEALAASPIEGNTGIAHTRWATHGAPTECNAHPHVDCKGHIAVVHNGIIENSSVLRKQLEAAGHKFVSETDTETLAHLIEEAFHGSLEDAVIDALQEVDGTYGIAVISSDDPDKIVAARKGSPLLLGIGDNEFYVASDASAILAHTRDVVYLDDGDIAVLDRKGYHILDERSRRLSKKVSRIDWDLDQIERGGFDHFMLKEIFEQGASIENTMRGRLLDAEGTSKLGGINLSDEELLQFDNVVITACGTSWHSALIGEHMLEEMARIPVEVEYASEFRYRNPIINDRTLCIVISQSGETADTLAAMREAKNRGAFTYGIVNVVGSSIARESDGGIYVHAGPEIGVASTKAFTCQVIALLLFTLKLARLRNLSVVRGREIIEAMRALPAQIQKILDSAPRIENLAEEFKDSTNFLYLGRGYNFPTALEGALKLKEISYIHAEGYPAAEMKHGPIALIDAEMPVVFITPHDSVFDKVVSNVQEVKARGARVIAITTGEEPSLEGKIDYEIRIPPTIEMLIPVLAVVPLQLLAYYIAVKRGANVDQPRNLAKSVTVE from the coding sequence ATGTGTGGCATTGTTGGATACGTTGGTCCCAATCTCGCCAATCCGGTTCTCATAGAGGGCCTTCGACGGCTGGAGTATCGCGGCTACGACTCGGCCGGGATCGCCGTGATGAACGGGAATGGGCTGGAGACGCGGAAGGCGGCGGGTAAGATCTCGCGCCTGGAGGAGGCGCTGGCCGCGTCGCCGATCGAGGGCAACACCGGCATCGCGCACACCCGCTGGGCGACGCACGGCGCGCCGACCGAGTGCAACGCCCACCCACACGTGGACTGCAAGGGCCACATCGCGGTCGTGCACAACGGCATCATCGAGAACTCGTCGGTTCTGCGCAAACAGCTCGAGGCCGCCGGGCACAAGTTCGTGTCCGAGACCGACACCGAGACGCTCGCGCATCTCATCGAAGAGGCGTTTCACGGGAGCCTGGAGGACGCGGTCATCGACGCGCTCCAGGAAGTCGACGGCACCTACGGCATCGCGGTCATCTCCAGCGACGATCCCGACAAGATCGTCGCGGCGAGGAAGGGGAGCCCGCTCCTGCTGGGAATCGGCGACAACGAGTTCTACGTGGCGAGCGACGCGTCGGCGATTCTGGCGCACACGCGCGACGTCGTGTATTTGGACGACGGCGACATCGCGGTGCTCGACCGGAAGGGCTACCACATCCTCGACGAGCGCTCCCGCCGCCTGTCGAAGAAAGTGAGCCGCATCGACTGGGACCTGGACCAGATCGAGCGCGGCGGGTTCGACCATTTCATGCTCAAGGAGATCTTCGAGCAGGGCGCCAGCATCGAGAATACCATGCGGGGCCGCCTGCTCGACGCTGAGGGCACGTCCAAGCTCGGCGGAATCAACCTGAGCGACGAAGAGCTGCTTCAGTTCGACAACGTCGTGATCACGGCGTGCGGCACGAGCTGGCATTCCGCGCTCATCGGCGAGCACATGCTGGAGGAGATGGCGCGGATCCCGGTGGAGGTGGAGTACGCGTCGGAGTTCCGCTACAGGAATCCGATCATCAACGACAGGACGCTGTGCATCGTCATCTCGCAGTCGGGCGAGACGGCGGACACCCTCGCGGCGATGCGCGAGGCGAAGAACCGCGGCGCGTTCACTTATGGAATCGTGAACGTCGTAGGCTCGTCCATCGCGCGCGAGAGCGACGGCGGCATCTACGTGCACGCCGGCCCCGAGATCGGAGTGGCGTCCACCAAGGCGTTCACCTGCCAGGTGATCGCGCTGCTGCTGTTCACGCTCAAGCTCGCGCGCCTGCGGAACCTGTCGGTCGTGCGCGGCCGGGAGATCATCGAGGCGATGCGCGCATTGCCGGCGCAGATCCAGAAGATCCTCGATTCGGCGCCGCGGATCGAGAACCTCGCGGAGGAGTTCAAGGACAGCACGAATTTCCTGTACCTCGGACGCGGCTACAATTTTCCCACGGCACTCGAGGGCGCGCTGAAGCTGAAGGAGATCAGCTACATCCACGCCGAGGGTTATCCGGCCGCCGAGATGAAGCACGGGCCCATCGCGCTGATCGATGCCGAGATGCCGGTCGTGTTCATCACGCCGCACGACTCGGTGTTCGACAAGGTCGTGTCCAACGTGCAGGAGGTGAAGGCTCGCGGCGCGCGCGTGATCGCCATCACCACCGGCGAGGAGCCGTCGCTCGAGGGGAAGATCGACTACGAGATCAGGATCCCGCCCACGATCGAGATGCTGATCCCGGTGCTGGCCGTGGTGCCGCTGCAGCTCCTGGCGTACTACATCGCGGTCAAGCGCGGGGCGAATGTGGACCAGCCTAGGAATTTGGCCAAGTCCGTAACTGTGGAATAG
- the glmM gene encoding phosphoglucosamine mutase has translation MTHEGLMVGVSGVRGRVGEGLTPEVVAHFAAAFGAWAAGESASARAKGARAKVVLGRDSRVSGPMFHRVVVSALQSVGCDIIDIGMVPTPTVQLAVEHHHAAGGLAITASHNPIEWNALKFIASSGLFLDAAQGAAMRKMLEAAIPRASWDGLGALTEDTGAVARHIERILAIPFLAADAIRGRRFHVALDCVRGAGAVIMPVLLDRLGCKVTAINMETDGRFPRAPEPVAENLGELEELVKAHGADIGLAVDPDVDRLALVSDEGRAIGEDFTLALAARVVLQHRPGNLVTNLSTSRIMEDVAAQSGREVIRAPVGEVNVAVRMREEGAPIGGEGNGGVILTEVHLGRDAPVGAALVLHLLASEGKPLSEIVAGYPRYSIVKDKLDRPAVPLDGVYDALRKAFPDATPDTQDGLRLAWADRWVHVRPSGTEPIVRVIAEAPDEAGARHMILEARTLLDRLA, from the coding sequence ATGACTCACGAAGGATTGATGGTCGGGGTATCCGGCGTCCGCGGGCGCGTGGGCGAGGGGCTGACACCGGAAGTCGTGGCCCACTTCGCGGCCGCGTTCGGCGCGTGGGCCGCGGGTGAATCCGCGAGCGCGCGGGCGAAGGGAGCGCGGGCCAAGGTGGTGCTCGGGCGCGACAGCAGGGTGTCGGGACCCATGTTTCACCGCGTCGTCGTCTCGGCGCTGCAGTCCGTGGGCTGCGACATCATCGACATCGGGATGGTTCCCACGCCGACGGTGCAGCTCGCGGTCGAGCATCACCACGCGGCGGGCGGCCTAGCCATCACGGCCAGCCACAACCCGATCGAGTGGAACGCGCTGAAGTTCATCGCGTCCTCGGGGCTGTTCCTGGATGCCGCGCAGGGCGCGGCGATGCGAAAGATGCTGGAGGCCGCTATTCCCCGCGCGTCGTGGGACGGCCTTGGCGCGCTCACGGAGGACACCGGCGCGGTCGCGCGGCACATCGAGCGGATCCTGGCGATCCCGTTCCTCGCCGCGGACGCCATCCGCGGCCGCCGCTTCCACGTCGCGCTCGACTGCGTGCGGGGCGCCGGCGCGGTGATCATGCCCGTGCTGCTGGACCGTCTCGGCTGCAAGGTCACCGCGATCAACATGGAGACCGACGGGCGCTTCCCGCGCGCGCCGGAGCCCGTCGCGGAGAACCTCGGAGAGCTCGAAGAGCTGGTCAAGGCGCACGGCGCGGACATCGGCCTCGCCGTCGATCCCGACGTGGACCGGCTCGCGCTGGTATCCGACGAAGGCAGGGCCATCGGCGAGGACTTCACGCTCGCGCTCGCCGCCCGCGTGGTGCTGCAGCACCGGCCCGGCAACCTCGTCACGAACCTGTCCACGAGCCGGATCATGGAGGACGTCGCCGCGCAGTCGGGGCGTGAGGTGATCCGGGCGCCGGTCGGGGAAGTGAACGTCGCTGTACGCATGCGGGAGGAAGGGGCGCCGATCGGCGGCGAGGGGAACGGCGGCGTCATTCTGACGGAAGTCCACCTCGGCCGGGACGCGCCGGTTGGGGCCGCGCTGGTTCTGCACCTGCTCGCGAGCGAGGGGAAGCCGCTGTCGGAGATAGTCGCGGGCTATCCGCGGTACTCGATCGTGAAGGACAAGCTCGACCGGCCGGCCGTGCCACTCGACGGCGTGTACGACGCGCTCAGGAAGGCGTTTCCCGATGCTACGCCCGACACGCAGGACGGGCTCAGGCTGGCGTGGGCCGACCGCTGGGTCCACGTCAGGCCTTCGGGGACCGAGCCGATCGTTCGCGTGATCGCCGAAGCTCCCGACGAGGCGGGGGCACGGCATATGATACTAGAGGCCCGGACGCTCCTCGACCGGCTAGCTTAG